CAAGATGAATATTAGAATCCCCTGGAGGGCACCAGCAGGTTTACAATCTGTTAGTCATATTGTGAGAATCACTGGTCTAGAAAATAACTCTTTTTATGGTCTTTGAAAACACCGTATCGCTTTAATATACAAAATTCCAGGAACTGTAAAATGACAAATTCAAAATCCACCTGGAAAGACTTCTAAGAAGCACTAAACCTGCAAGTAAGTACAGAATGTTGGACTATCACGAGGAATAATGAAATGTACAGATTCTGGTTTTGAGAAAGCAGATGGAATTACCATTTTGCTCGGATGTGAACACATTTTATATTCACTTGTATCCAACTCAGATACTTCAGTTCATGTAAGTGTAAAATACGCAGCCCACTCCAGTCCTGATACTGCACCTGGATGTTCTCTGGGGGACCCCTTAGCAAGGGCTAGTCAGTCCTGTTAGCTTAcacaaggtcttttttttttttttttctttttctcatattgGAAGCCTGCTTACCTTAGCCTAGCCTCGTTTATCCTAGACTCTTCTACAGGGAGAACTAGCTGCTCACGGAAACAAATGGGGACACAGCCCTGATTTGTCATAGACTTCGCCTCAAAGCTGTATAAAGGGCGGCAGGGGGAACACAAGGGATGCATTTATCTCAAGAAAATGCAGGTCCAGAAAGCACACCATGCTACTGAAAGAAACATGAATCATCCCTAACAGAACCATCCTCATTGATCATCTATCTTTGGTGACATTTGCCATTGAGTACTTCCTAGACCCAggacctgcccctgccccaaccTCGCAcctgcctgctttttttttttttttttttccttattggagttcaatttgccaacataggggatccctgggtggctcagaggtttggcgcccgccttcagcccggggcctgatcctggagacccggggttgagtcccacatcgggctccctgcgtggagcctgcttctccctctgcctgtgtctctgcctctctctctctctctctgcgtctctcatgaatacataaataaaatctttaaaagaaaaaaggaaaacaatttgccaacatctagcgtaacacccagtgctcatcccatcagggcccccctcggtgcccgacCCAGCCGCCTGCCTGTTTAATGCAACTTAGGCGGGTCCCCAAGGTGGAAGCCGGGAGCTCGGCCTCCCCCCTACCACCTAAGGACCACAGTCAGACTCAGGAGACAGGTCAGTCCCGAGGTTGATAAAGTGCATTCAAGGGAAATACCCAGGGGGGCATGTGTccctgggtgggggaggagagcgCAGAAGCGAGGGGCAGGGGCGAAGGCAGCGCTCGCGCGGGGtgagggccgggcggggggctcCTGCGAGCGCTGggaggcgcggggcgcggggcgcggggccggtgggagcggggcgcggcgcgggcacCCACCGAGCATCTTCACCGTCTGCCGGTGGCTCTGCTCGCGGAGCGAGGCGCCCCCCGCCGCgtcgccgcgcccccgccgccacAGCTTCCTGCCGATGAGGCCGTAGAGCACCGTGAGGCAGAAGACGGGCAGGAAGAAGAAGACGCTGGACACCCACACCATGGCCGTGAGCAGCCCCGAGCGCACGGCGAACTCGGTGGCGCGGCACTCGCGGGTGTCCCGGGGGTCGGTGCCGTTCTCGTGCTCCACGCCCACCAGCACGAAGATGGGCCCGGCGCTGCAGAAGGCCACGGCCCAGATGGCCAGCAGGGCCAGCTTCACGCGGCCCTTGGTCACCAGCACCTTGGCGCGCAGCGGGAAGCAGATGGCGAAGTAGCGCTCGACGCTCAGCGCCGTGATGGTGAGCACCGTGGCGTAGGTGCAGCCCTCGCTCACGAACTGGAAGAGTTTGCAGAGCAGGTCGCCGAAGGTCCAGGGCCGGTACTGCCACAGGCGCACCAGGTCGAGCGGCATGCACAGGAAGATGAGCAGGTCGGAGCAGGCCAGGCTGCACAGGTACAGGTTGGTGGTGGTGCGCAGCTCGCGGAAGCGCCGCACCACCAGCACCGTCAGCAGGTTGCCCGCGACGCCCACGGCGAACAGCGCCACGCAGGTGGCCGTCACGCCCGCCAGCAGCGGCGCGGGGAACAGCGGCAGCAGGTCCCAGCCCGCCGACCCCGGGCCCTCGCCGGCCGTCGCGTTCCGCATggcgcggggagcggggagccgggagcggggagcgcggggcgggcggACGGGCGGGCGGACGGGCGGGCGGACGGGCGGGCGGACGGGCGGGCGGACGGGCGGGACTGGGAGCCGGCGGCGGCGACGGGCGGCGCAGCGGgacgcggcgggggcggcggggacaCGCGCACACGCGCACGCACCGCCTGCTGGAgagcgcccgccgcccgcggccccgcacccctgcgccgcccgccgcgcccccctcccccgcctacCCCGTCGCAGGACACTGGCACCCCTGCGCCGCCCGCTGCGCCGCCCCCGCCTAACCCCGCTGCGCCCCCCACCTAtcccccccgcaggccccgccccccacccctgcgccTCCCACTACTCCCCCTACCTGCGCCCCCGCTGCTCTCGGAGCCTCCCCGGAGCCCCAGCGGCGCGGAGCGGGGCGAGCCGAGCTCCCGGGGCAGCCCTGGGCGCTGTCTGCTTAGCGGGGTCCAGGGGGGCGGTCGCACCCGGGGTCCAGGGAGACGGGTCGCACCCGGGGTCCAGGGGGGGCAGGACGTTCCCAGGGTCCAGGGGGCGGGTCGCTCCCGGGGTCCAGGGAGGCAGGTCGCTCCCAGGGTGGCGGGGTCAACGCCCTCGGGCTGGAAGGACCGGAGTTCCTCCTCAAGAAGGGGTACGAGTTGGTGAGAGACCCGGTGGGCAGAGGACGCGGGCGTGCCCCGGAGACTTGCAGAAGGGAGCCGGGAGGTCCAAACAAACCCAGCCCAAAGCCGCACTCCCCAACGCCCCTAGTGTTGAGGTTCTGACCTGAGAGGGAGCCCCGCGCACCCGGGAAGAACCTGCGGCGGTTCTAGAGCCCGTCGTATTGAGCAGGAGAGCCAGGctcaggggcggggtggggggcggggtggggggcgcttgTCCACCCCGACAAGGTCGAACAGCGAGTTGGGGCCTCAGGGACGAGACTGGGGGCTCCCTCCGGATTTGGGCTTCTGAGCGTGAAGGGCAAGATGCGTGAATAAATTCTGTTCTGAACTCCGGCCCTTTGTACAGTGCTTCATCTCAGCGGTGGTAGGGAGGGGACTTGAGGAAGAGATTACTTCGCCTTGTGCAAACCTCGGGATGGGGGCGGGGAAGGAGGAGCCTAAGGAACGGGAccgggtgggagggtggggaaggcaaaggagaaggagcccaggctggggggatggagaaggcaaaggagaaggagcccaggctggggggaTGGAGATGGCAAAGGAGAaggagcccaggctggggggatggagaaggcaaaggagaaggagcccagcctggggggatggagaaggcaaaggagaaggagcccagcctggggggatggagaaggcaaaggagaaggagcccaggctggggggatggagaaggcaaaggagaaggagcccaggctggggggtggagaaggcaaaggagaaggagcccaggctggggggtGGCACGGGGagggtgctcagtaaacattttttgGAAGCATCATTCAGGGAGATGCATTTGTGTAGCTGTGGTCACCAACCTTTTTTATCTTAAACAGAGAGGATGTTTTGGGGACCACTTGGAGTGGGTGTCAAGGATGGGGGACACCGCTGGATCTCAATAAAGAAGAGATTGCGGCCGCGATACCGTTACTGCGGTTGCTGTTAAGGGGCAGGAGCGGTGCCCCGTGGAAAGCCTCGGAGGCCCCTCGCGAGGTGACGCCCTGGACCGGCCTGctcgccccctgccccctgccccgcgGCCTCCGGCGGAGCCTGGCGCCTGCGCATCCCGCCCACCCCGGGCTCTGCGGGCGCGGCCTTGGGATCGGCCGGGAGCGCGTTCAGCACCGCGGCCAGCGACCGGCCTCCGGGCCTCTCTCCCGCGCTCCGGGagcgccggccccgccgccctcACCGCTTTCCACCTGCGCCTCAGCACCTGGGGGATTGGTCCCAAGCAGAAAGGACATTGAGCAGCGCACTGAGCGCACCTAGTGCATCTCACCTGCCCGTGGCCTAAATGAGAATCCTTCCACCGTGTGTAGGAGAGGGCTTTCCTGAAGCATGTTAGCGTGTTTGCACATGACTTTGACCAATGTTTTACATCGTCTGCAGCATCTCAACTATTAATGCTTAAGAGTCCACAGAGACCTAGGGGTGGATGTATCTGCACACGCGTGAAAGGTTCCACGCGCACTGAGAGACTGCAAGAGGGATACAGGCAACCTACTAGAGAAAACACGACATAAGTTACCACGAGGGTGTTCCAGATGTTGTACCAattgacattaaaaagaaaaaaaaaagttgttttagaCCACCAGCTACTATTTTCAAAAAGAGCACAGCCAGGTCAGGCCACCAGTTGCAGTTGACTTTAACACTTCCCACCCTACTTTATCAGTAGATCTGTGTGTGCAGACATATCGTTAGTGGGACAAAATAGActaggataaataaaaatagtgtagGAAGTTATTGTCTAAGAATACAAATCAGAGAAAGACTTTGGGAGCATCTTTGTAGTTTAGTTAGGGATAATgcaatagatgatagatggaaaaaatcttttaaaagatctgtGGTGGTAAAAATTGGGCATGTTGGCTAAAATAGCCAGCTATCCAATTACATTCGAtcattttctaaaacacagaCAAATCTGCATTGTGTGATGAAGAAGACACAGGGGTAATATTGAAATCGGTCCTTTTATTCACAACACATAATGTTATATATGAAATTGTCTATAAGCATGTGCTAGGCAGTgggaacaacaaaataaataaaacccagacaggtcttgtatttatttacttctagTCTAGAGAGAAAAATACAGGTAAACAAGCAATTTCAGTACAGTAGGATACATGTATGTGAAGAAGCAGATACAATGAGCTCCACTGAAATCTGGAGAAATGTTGAGCTACACAGAGGTTTTAGGGAAGGCTTCTCGGAGAAAGTGGTATCTGAGCTGGATCTTGAAAGTTGAGTCCTGTCAGATTAAGCAGAATATG
This Canis lupus baileyi chromosome 31, mCanLup2.hap1, whole genome shotgun sequence DNA region includes the following protein-coding sequences:
- the GHSR gene encoding growth hormone secretagogue receptor type 1, with the translated sequence MRNATAGEGPGSAGWDLLPLFPAPLLAGVTATCVALFAVGVAGNLLTVLVVRRFRELRTTTNLYLCSLACSDLLIFLCMPLDLVRLWQYRPWTFGDLLCKLFQFVSEGCTYATVLTITALSVERYFAICFPLRAKVLVTKGRVKLALLAIWAVAFCSAGPIFVLVGVEHENGTDPRDTRECRATEFAVRSGLLTAMVWVSSVFFFLPVFCLTVLYGLIGRKLWRRGRGDAAGGASLREQSHRQTVKMLAVVVFAFILCWLPFHVGRYLFSKSFEPGSLEIAQISQYCNLVSFVLFYLSAAINPILYNIMSKKYRVAVFKLLGFEPFSQRKLSTLKDESSRAWTESSINT